The following are from one region of the Halomonas qaidamensis genome:
- a CDS encoding TRAP transporter substrate-binding protein, with protein sequence MNKTTNLMIGAIAAATLSTPALAQTTITVSTWAGPNHGINTIVWPTWKAWIEEATEGRVTVDVIHDMGPPVSQMEMVADGIADATWVFHGYNTGRFQLTKLPEFPTFQEFSSENASSAYWRTHQEYLASAGEHRGVDVVAAGVHGPGWIFSSEQYDTLEDLKGKRIRVGGGVMGDLSNALELTGVALPPTGVYEAGSQGVIDGAMLVPEGLRSFRVAEIFPYTLKVDGGFYRGSFTIVVNPMIWDEMSPEDREAVESVSGERLSRLFGYMMDVSDVRGVDFAEELGHTFTELGDDDLNTLKSMSDNMIAEWAESVSENRNVDAMAAIEFYREQLVAAAEEESVSSLVPDELVPDNAE encoded by the coding sequence ATGAACAAAACAACAAACCTGATGATTGGCGCTATCGCTGCCGCAACATTGAGCACGCCCGCCTTAGCACAAACAACCATCACCGTGAGTACCTGGGCTGGCCCTAACCACGGTATCAACACCATCGTATGGCCAACGTGGAAAGCGTGGATTGAAGAAGCCACGGAAGGACGCGTCACGGTAGACGTGATACATGATATGGGGCCCCCTGTTTCCCAAATGGAAATGGTTGCCGATGGTATCGCTGATGCAACCTGGGTTTTCCACGGCTATAACACGGGCCGCTTTCAACTAACCAAACTTCCGGAATTCCCCACCTTTCAGGAGTTCTCATCAGAAAACGCGTCTAGCGCTTACTGGCGCACTCATCAAGAATACTTAGCATCTGCTGGCGAACACCGTGGTGTTGATGTAGTCGCTGCCGGTGTTCATGGCCCGGGTTGGATCTTCAGCAGCGAGCAGTACGACACCTTAGAAGACCTTAAAGGCAAACGTATTCGCGTTGGCGGCGGCGTAATGGGGGATCTCTCCAATGCCCTAGAACTGACCGGTGTTGCACTGCCGCCTACTGGCGTTTATGAAGCAGGCTCACAAGGCGTTATCGACGGTGCCATGCTAGTGCCTGAAGGGCTGCGCAGCTTCCGTGTCGCAGAAATTTTCCCCTACACCCTTAAAGTTGATGGCGGCTTCTACCGCGGCAGTTTCACCATTGTTGTTAACCCAATGATCTGGGATGAAATGTCGCCTGAAGATCGTGAAGCTGTCGAATCTGTTTCTGGTGAGCGTTTATCTCGCCTGTTCGGTTACATGATGGACGTATCCGATGTGCGGGGCGTCGACTTTGCAGAAGAGCTTGGCCACACCTTTACTGAGCTAGGTGATGACGACCTCAATACGCTGAAAAGTATGAGTGACAACATGATTGCTGAGTGGGCTGAGTCTGTCTCAGAAAACCGTAACGTGGATGCGATGGCCGCTATCGAGTTCTATCGCGAACAGCTGGTCGCTGCAGCGGAAGAAGAGAGCGTTAGCAGTTTAGTGCCAGATGAACTAGTACCAGACAACGCAGAGTAA
- a CDS encoding DUF2783 domain-containing protein, translating to MPRLELNPNFTDPDAFYAALTALHRDRSEADSERINARLILLLANHIGDQAVLEEAMSHAVADGDQ from the coding sequence ATGCCAAGGCTTGAATTGAATCCCAACTTCACTGACCCGGATGCGTTTTACGCGGCACTCACCGCACTACACCGCGACCGCAGCGAAGCCGACAGCGAACGCATCAATGCACGCTTGATTTTGCTACTGGCTAACCACATCGGCGACCAAGCGGTGCTTGAAGAAGCGATGTCCCATGCGGTGGCTGATGGCGATCAATAG
- a CDS encoding MBL fold metallo-hydrolase → MSKKFASHADTEEKQISFIKLAEGLYAYTAEGDPNTGIVIGDDSVMVIDTQATPIMAQDVIRRIREVTDLPIKHVVMSHYHAVRVLGASAYNAENIYASQNTYDLIVERGQQDYESEVGRFPRLFKGVDSVPGLTWPTIVFQEKLTVFMGEREVQIIHLGRGHTKGDTIVWLPKEKIMFAGDLVEYGATPYTGDAYHEDWPATLDRLQAMQPQKLVPGRGDALQTAEQCQEAIQGTRDFLNDMYGSVKAGKAAGKSLSECYADTYALLKPKYGHWVIFDHCVPFDITRCYDEAGGEYPDPRIWTAERDTAMWHSLQDAVENQ, encoded by the coding sequence ATGAGCAAGAAGTTTGCATCCCATGCCGACACCGAAGAAAAACAGATCAGTTTCATCAAGCTGGCAGAAGGGCTTTACGCTTACACGGCTGAAGGTGACCCCAATACCGGTATAGTGATTGGCGATGACAGCGTGATGGTCATCGACACCCAGGCCACGCCCATCATGGCCCAGGACGTTATCCGCCGTATCCGCGAAGTGACTGATCTACCAATTAAGCATGTGGTCATGTCTCACTATCACGCCGTCCGTGTACTGGGGGCTTCCGCGTATAACGCTGAGAACATCTACGCAAGCCAGAACACTTATGACCTAATTGTCGAGCGTGGACAGCAAGACTATGAATCAGAAGTTGGCCGTTTCCCGCGCCTGTTCAAAGGCGTCGATTCTGTCCCTGGTTTAACTTGGCCAACCATTGTCTTCCAGGAAAAACTGACCGTCTTCATGGGTGAGCGCGAGGTACAGATCATCCACTTGGGCCGCGGACACACCAAGGGCGACACCATCGTCTGGTTACCGAAAGAAAAAATCATGTTTGCCGGTGACCTCGTTGAGTATGGTGCCACTCCTTATACCGGTGACGCTTACCACGAGGACTGGCCGGCCACGCTTGATCGCCTCCAGGCCATGCAGCCTCAAAAGCTGGTGCCCGGCCGTGGCGATGCGCTGCAGACTGCCGAGCAGTGCCAGGAAGCTATCCAAGGCACCCGCGACTTTTTGAATGATATGTATGGAAGTGTCAAAGCAGGCAAGGCGGCGGGCAAATCGCTCTCCGAGTGCTACGCCGACACCTACGCATTGCTGAAACCAAAGTATGGCCATTGGGTCATCTTCGACCACTGTGTGCCTTTCGACATCACGCGCTGCTATGACGAAGCAGGCGGCGAATACCCAGATCCCCGCATTTGGACAGCAGAGCGCGATACCGCTATGTGGCACTCGCTGCAGGACGCTGTCGAAAATCAGTAA
- a CDS encoding MarR family winged helix-turn-helix transcriptional regulator — MTMDKADNETPLESSVRAELDLNQFLPYQLNRLADRISQALEALYAESYQLNIAQWRVLAWLSHCDDLTAKKVCAYTNMDKARVSRAIQSLEERGLISRTPSQQDQRLHDLQLTEAGQALLNKLVPEAQAWEADLVSTLSVGEYRDLLNTMRKLERQLERIG, encoded by the coding sequence ATGACGATGGATAAAGCAGACAACGAAACACCTTTGGAATCTTCAGTCAGGGCAGAGTTAGACCTAAATCAGTTTTTACCCTATCAGCTGAACCGCCTCGCTGACCGTATCAGCCAAGCGCTTGAAGCACTTTATGCTGAGTCTTATCAGCTCAATATCGCGCAATGGCGCGTGCTGGCGTGGCTTAGCCACTGCGATGATTTAACCGCCAAGAAGGTCTGTGCCTATACCAATATGGACAAGGCGCGCGTGTCTCGGGCTATTCAGTCGTTGGAAGAGCGCGGTCTGATCAGCCGCACTCCTTCGCAGCAGGATCAGCGGCTACATGATTTGCAGCTAACAGAAGCCGGGCAAGCGCTACTTAATAAGTTAGTGCCTGAAGCTCAGGCGTGGGAAGCCGATCTGGTGTCGACTCTGAGCGTTGGTGAATATCGTGACTTGCTTAACACCATGCGCAAGCTTGAACGGCAGTTGGAGAGGATTGGATAA
- a CDS encoding fumarylacetoacetate hydrolase family protein, translating into MKLATLNKGRDGELIIVSRDLSRAVSAADIAPTLQSALESWEAVSPQLEARYAQLNSGDAEGAFALDQSALHSPLPRAYQWADGSAYLNHVQLVRQARNAEMPETFWTDPLMYQGGSDCFLAPTEDIEAVSEEHGIDFEGEIAVITDDVPMAVTPEEAAKHIKLVMLVNDVSLRGLIPGELAKGFGFFQAKPASSFSPIAVTPDELGDAWQDGKVHLPLTVHLNGEKFGEPEAGPDMIFSFPQLVAHAAKTRYLGAGAVIGSGTVSNPDPDGGPGKPVADGGVGYSCLAEVRMVEQILYGQVKTPFMRFGDRVRIEMFDRDGNNLFGTIDQQVVKYQPK; encoded by the coding sequence ATGAAACTTGCAACACTTAACAAGGGCCGCGACGGAGAACTCATCATTGTTTCTCGCGACCTTTCCCGCGCGGTAAGCGCTGCTGATATTGCGCCCACACTTCAGTCGGCTCTTGAAAGCTGGGAAGCCGTTAGCCCGCAGCTTGAAGCACGCTATGCGCAACTAAACAGTGGCGACGCTGAAGGTGCTTTTGCGCTTGACCAGAGTGCCCTGCACTCCCCGTTACCGCGCGCCTACCAGTGGGCTGATGGCTCCGCCTATCTAAACCATGTCCAACTGGTACGCCAGGCACGTAATGCCGAGATGCCCGAAACCTTTTGGACTGATCCGCTCATGTACCAGGGCGGTAGCGACTGCTTCCTGGCACCTACCGAAGATATCGAAGCGGTGAGCGAAGAGCATGGCATCGATTTTGAGGGCGAAATCGCCGTCATTACCGATGACGTGCCGATGGCTGTAACGCCCGAGGAAGCCGCCAAGCATATTAAGCTAGTGATGCTGGTTAACGATGTCAGCCTGCGCGGCCTCATTCCAGGCGAACTCGCTAAAGGCTTCGGCTTTTTCCAAGCCAAGCCTGCCTCTTCTTTTTCGCCCATCGCGGTGACCCCCGATGAGCTGGGCGATGCCTGGCAGGATGGCAAGGTACACCTACCGCTGACCGTGCACCTGAATGGCGAGAAGTTTGGCGAGCCAGAAGCGGGTCCCGATATGATTTTCAGCTTCCCGCAGCTGGTTGCCCATGCGGCCAAGACCCGCTATCTCGGCGCGGGCGCGGTCATTGGTTCGGGCACTGTTTCCAACCCAGACCCGGATGGCGGCCCTGGAAAACCAGTGGCTGACGGCGGCGTGGGCTATAGCTGTTTGGCCGAAGTACGCATGGTCGAGCAGATACTGTACGGCCAGGTAAAAACTCCCTTTATGCGCTTTGGCGACCGAGTGCGCATCGAGATGTTTGACCGCGATGGCAATAACCTGTTTGGTACCATCGATCAGCAAGTCGTAAAGTACCAGCCCAAATAA
- the paaZ gene encoding phenylacetic acid degradation bifunctional protein PaaZ: MPVLQSYIAGQWFGSTESKALISAINGTTVAHTHQEEIDFREAVAYARHTGVKNILALDFQQRAAILKALAAYIQERKRELYAISHHTGCTKADSWIDIDGGFGTLFTYASTGRKELPSGNVAHEGPVTQLGKENHFNGTHILVPRRGVSVHINAFNFPIWGMLEKFAPAFLAGMPCIFKPATATSYLTEAAVRVINDSGLLPEGALQLVVGGAGDLLDHLEEQDFVTFTGSANTALMLKSHPNIMAKSIPFNAEADSLNSAIMAPDISPEDEEFAIFAKEVVKEMTAKAGQKCTAIRRVLVPAEHLDTLAGMIKERLSNIVVGDPHEEGVRMGALSSSDQLRDVNEAIDQLLETSECVFGRDGSFKAVGQGVENGAFISPHLLINRNPLNDGGAHDIEAFGPVATLMPYNGIDEALAIAAKGKGSLVTTLTTKTPAIAAEMIPVLAAQHGRLQILDAQAAKESTGHGSPLPMLKHGGPGRAGGGEELGGIRAVHHYLQRTAIQGSPTMVAAVTGEYVRGAKVLETDVHPFRRHFDDLQVGESLLTHRRTVTEADIVNFGCLSGDHFYMHFDDIAAKETQFGQRIAHGYFVLSAAAGLFVYPGEGPVLANYGLDTLRFITPVLVGDTIRARLTCKRKIDQGRASPDGHPQGVVMWDVAVTNQHDELVASYDILTLVAKRQ; this comes from the coding sequence ATGCCAGTTTTACAGAGTTACATTGCCGGCCAGTGGTTTGGCAGCACCGAGTCTAAAGCGCTGATCAGTGCCATCAACGGCACCACCGTTGCGCATACTCACCAAGAAGAGATCGATTTCCGCGAAGCGGTGGCATACGCCCGCCACACCGGCGTAAAAAATATCTTAGCGCTCGATTTCCAACAGCGCGCTGCCATTCTTAAGGCGCTGGCCGCCTATATCCAAGAGCGTAAGCGTGAGCTGTATGCTATCTCTCACCACACCGGCTGTACCAAAGCCGACTCTTGGATCGACATTGACGGCGGTTTTGGCACGCTGTTCACCTACGCCTCTACGGGCCGCAAAGAACTGCCTTCTGGTAACGTGGCCCATGAAGGCCCAGTGACGCAATTAGGTAAAGAGAACCATTTCAATGGCACCCACATCCTGGTGCCTCGTCGCGGTGTCTCAGTGCATATTAATGCCTTCAACTTTCCTATCTGGGGCATGCTAGAGAAGTTCGCACCCGCCTTTTTGGCCGGCATGCCGTGTATCTTCAAGCCAGCCACCGCGACGAGTTATTTGACCGAGGCCGCGGTGCGCGTGATCAACGATTCAGGCCTGCTGCCGGAAGGCGCACTGCAGCTGGTGGTCGGTGGGGCCGGTGACTTATTGGATCACCTAGAAGAGCAGGACTTTGTTACCTTTACCGGCTCGGCAAACACCGCCTTAATGCTAAAAAGCCACCCCAACATTATGGCCAAGAGCATTCCGTTCAACGCCGAGGCGGACTCGCTCAACAGCGCGATCATGGCACCCGATATCAGCCCGGAAGATGAAGAGTTCGCGATCTTTGCCAAAGAAGTGGTCAAGGAAATGACCGCTAAAGCAGGCCAAAAATGTACGGCGATCCGTCGAGTACTGGTTCCCGCTGAGCATCTGGATACATTGGCAGGCATGATTAAAGAACGCCTCTCAAATATCGTGGTGGGCGACCCTCATGAAGAAGGCGTACGCATGGGCGCGCTCTCTTCCAGCGACCAGCTGCGTGACGTAAACGAGGCTATCGATCAACTACTGGAAACCAGTGAGTGCGTTTTCGGCAGAGACGGCAGCTTCAAAGCAGTCGGCCAGGGCGTGGAAAACGGCGCGTTTATCTCTCCCCACCTGCTGATCAACCGTAACCCGTTAAACGACGGCGGCGCTCACGATATTGAAGCCTTTGGCCCGGTCGCGACGCTAATGCCCTACAACGGTATCGACGAAGCACTGGCTATTGCCGCCAAGGGCAAGGGCAGCTTGGTCACCACACTAACCACCAAAACTCCCGCCATTGCTGCCGAAATGATTCCTGTGCTGGCCGCCCAGCATGGCCGTCTACAGATCCTTGATGCCCAGGCAGCCAAAGAATCGACTGGCCACGGCTCTCCGCTACCGATGCTCAAGCATGGTGGCCCAGGCCGCGCAGGTGGTGGCGAAGAGCTTGGTGGCATTCGTGCGGTTCACCACTATCTACAGCGCACTGCTATCCAGGGATCTCCGACCATGGTGGCGGCAGTTACCGGGGAGTATGTGCGTGGTGCGAAGGTGCTCGAAACTGACGTTCACCCGTTCCGTCGCCATTTCGATGACCTGCAGGTGGGCGAGTCACTACTAACCCATCGCCGCACCGTCACCGAAGCTGATATCGTCAATTTTGGCTGTCTTTCCGGCGACCACTTCTACATGCACTTCGACGATATTGCCGCCAAAGAAACCCAGTTTGGCCAACGCATTGCCCACGGCTATTTTGTACTGTCGGCCGCCGCTGGCTTGTTCGTTTACCCAGGCGAAGGTCCCGTACTGGCTAACTACGGCTTGGATACACTGCGCTTTATTACGCCGGTGCTGGTTGGCGATACTATCCGCGCCCGCCTCACCTGTAAGCGTAAAATTGATCAAGGCCGGGCTTCTCCTGACGGGCACCCGCAAGGTGTGGTGATGTGGGACGTGGCGGTGACCAATCAACATGACGAGTTAGTTGCCAGCTACGACATTCTAACGCTGGTCGCAAAGCGCCAGTAA
- a CDS encoding TRAP transporter small permease — protein sequence MQTQMARATRVSRVLQLMLEGVAGATLFGMMLLTTADVGGRYFFNSPILGAVELTQLMLAALVFLSLPVVCWRQEHVSVDLLDAVFPVKLIWIREVIVNLIVTAALWVMAQRVWALAERAFSWGDVTEFLRIPHGYLIGLIAIMLALSALLTLIRAVFYLLEGFKVIEHGGPLSKGEPHD from the coding sequence ATGCAAACCCAAATGGCACGTGCTACGCGCGTTAGTCGGGTTCTGCAGCTGATGTTGGAGGGGGTGGCAGGCGCTACCCTCTTTGGCATGATGCTGTTGACCACTGCTGACGTAGGCGGCCGCTACTTTTTTAATTCCCCTATTCTTGGTGCTGTGGAGCTAACTCAATTGATGCTGGCGGCGTTGGTGTTTCTATCGCTGCCGGTCGTCTGTTGGCGCCAAGAGCATGTCAGCGTCGATCTGCTTGATGCGGTTTTCCCAGTAAAGCTTATCTGGATACGTGAAGTGATCGTCAACCTGATCGTGACTGCTGCCCTCTGGGTGATGGCACAACGGGTATGGGCGCTCGCAGAGCGCGCGTTTTCCTGGGGAGATGTGACCGAGTTTTTACGTATACCCCATGGCTATCTGATCGGATTGATCGCCATCATGCTAGCGCTTTCAGCACTGCTTACCCTCATACGAGCTGTTTTCTATTTGCTTGAGGGATTCAAGGTAATTGAACACGGTGGCCCATTAAGCAAAGGAGAGCCCCATGACTGA
- the hmgA gene encoding homogentisate 1,2-dioxygenase, translated as MTEQLKYQNGFHNHFSTEALPGALPIGQNSPQKCAYGLYAEQLTGSAFTAPRHQNFRSWLYRIRPSVVQSAYQPLENNNDVHTAPLERPAADPNQMRWDPVAIPDAPTDFIDGLFTIAVNGDAGTQAGVGVHVYTFNEDMTERFFYNADGELLFVPQLGAIRLRTEFGELEIDNGEIAVIPRGVKFQVRRAQGVDAARGYICENYGSPLELPGLGPIGANGLANPRDFQSPVAAYEDLEGDYRLVAKFSGRFWETKLNHSPLDVVAWHGNCAPYKYNLANFNTINTVSFDHPDPSIFTVLTSPSDTAGMANLDFVIFPPRWMVAENTFRPPWFHRNLMSEFMGLIHGEYDAKAEGFTPGGASLHNSMSPHGPDAETFEKASNAELKPQFLGDTLAFMFESRYLFHPTPAALEADFRQRDYVDVWSTLRSHFDPSKP; from the coding sequence ATGACTGAACAATTAAAGTATCAAAACGGCTTTCATAACCACTTTTCAACCGAAGCGCTGCCAGGTGCACTGCCGATTGGGCAAAACTCACCGCAAAAGTGCGCTTACGGCTTATATGCAGAACAGCTCACTGGCTCCGCATTTACAGCACCACGTCATCAAAACTTTCGTAGCTGGCTTTACCGCATTCGCCCTTCAGTGGTTCAAAGTGCTTACCAACCACTAGAAAATAACAACGACGTACACACCGCCCCATTAGAACGCCCAGCAGCCGACCCTAACCAAATGCGTTGGGACCCCGTTGCGATACCAGATGCCCCGACTGACTTTATTGATGGTTTATTCACCATTGCAGTCAACGGGGATGCAGGCACCCAGGCTGGCGTGGGCGTACATGTTTATACGTTCAATGAAGACATGACCGAGCGTTTTTTCTATAACGCAGATGGCGAACTGCTCTTCGTTCCGCAGTTGGGTGCTATACGCCTGCGCACCGAATTTGGTGAACTTGAGATTGATAACGGTGAAATTGCCGTTATTCCGCGCGGTGTGAAATTCCAAGTGCGCAGAGCGCAAGGTGTCGATGCTGCGCGAGGATATATTTGCGAGAACTACGGCAGCCCGTTAGAGCTACCCGGCCTTGGGCCTATTGGGGCTAACGGCTTGGCAAACCCGCGCGACTTCCAAAGCCCAGTAGCGGCTTATGAAGATCTAGAGGGTGATTACCGCTTAGTGGCTAAGTTCTCTGGTCGTTTCTGGGAAACTAAACTAAACCATTCGCCGTTAGACGTAGTGGCGTGGCACGGTAACTGCGCGCCGTATAAATATAACCTCGCTAATTTTAACACCATTAACACGGTGAGCTTCGACCATCCAGATCCTTCAATCTTTACCGTATTGACGTCACCTTCCGATACAGCGGGAATGGCAAATCTGGATTTTGTAATCTTCCCACCGCGCTGGATGGTTGCCGAGAATACCTTTAGGCCACCCTGGTTCCATCGCAACCTGATGAGCGAGTTTATGGGGCTTATCCACGGTGAGTACGATGCAAAAGCGGAAGGCTTCACCCCCGGCGGTGCCAGCCTGCACAACTCAATGTCGCCCCATGGCCCGGATGCTGAAACCTTTGAAAAAGCCTCCAACGCCGAGCTTAAGCCTCAGTTCCTAGGGGATACGTTGGCCTTCATGTTCGAAAGCCGCTACTTATTCCATCCGACCCCTGCGGCACTAGAGGCTGACTTCCGCCAACGTGACTATGTGGATGTTTGGTCGACGCTGCGCTCGCACTTCGACCCAAGCAAGCCCTAA
- a CDS encoding FAD-dependent oxidoreductase — protein MPTTYKNPVYPYRRPPELDSQNVRHCPVVIVGAGPSGLAAAIDLAKQGIHSIVLDDNNTVSVGSRALCFAKRSLEIVDRLGCVEPMLEKGVTWQHGRVFFQDREVYDFNLLPEDGHRIPAFINLQQYYFEEFLVNRAHDFAEQIDLRWKHKVINVDAQPDSTTLNVSTQDGDYQLTCDYLLVADGANSRIRDMLGLECKGQVFQDRFLIADVVMKADFPTERWFWFDPPFHPNQSVLLHKEPDNVWRIDFQLGWDADPEEEKKEENIRPRVQAMLGPDVEFELEWASVYTFRCRKMDNFIHNSVIFMGDAAHQVSPFGARGANGALQGVDNLVWKLARVLKQQAPKTLLSTYNTERQHGAAENLLNSTRATDFITPKSHISHVFRDVTLELAEKHPFARSLVNSGRLSMPCRYDHSPLNTPDVDGGPSELRPGSPIKDAPIRVGEENAWLLNQFGDGFVLLLDGRADDQHDATVLKDLDTLLERRPDVSLVIVGPTPQALSTLPRTTVVDDAEGLVTQRYGLKAGAGYLIRPDQHVAARWHAITAHQVEDALDRALGVHLAGTADTTFQERCHAKA, from the coding sequence ATGCCAACTACCTATAAAAATCCTGTCTATCCTTACCGACGCCCGCCCGAACTCGATAGTCAAAACGTTCGCCATTGCCCGGTGGTGATTGTCGGTGCCGGACCCAGCGGCCTCGCCGCCGCTATTGATTTAGCTAAGCAGGGCATTCACTCCATTGTCCTCGACGATAACAACACCGTTAGCGTGGGTTCCCGGGCGCTGTGCTTTGCCAAGCGTTCACTGGAAATTGTCGACCGTTTGGGCTGTGTCGAGCCGATGCTTGAAAAAGGCGTCACTTGGCAGCACGGTCGCGTCTTTTTCCAAGACCGCGAAGTGTACGACTTTAACCTGCTGCCCGAAGACGGCCATCGCATCCCGGCCTTTATTAACTTGCAGCAGTATTACTTTGAAGAGTTTCTGGTCAACCGCGCTCACGACTTTGCTGAACAGATTGATCTGCGTTGGAAACACAAGGTCATTAATGTCGATGCTCAGCCTGACAGCACCACCCTCAACGTCTCTACTCAGGATGGTGATTATCAACTGACCTGTGACTATCTTCTTGTCGCGGATGGCGCTAACAGCCGAATTCGCGACATGCTGGGCCTTGAGTGCAAAGGCCAGGTATTCCAAGACCGCTTCCTGATTGCTGATGTGGTGATGAAGGCCGACTTCCCGACAGAACGCTGGTTCTGGTTTGATCCGCCCTTCCACCCCAATCAATCAGTACTGCTACACAAAGAACCCGACAATGTGTGGCGTATCGACTTCCAGCTAGGCTGGGACGCTGACCCGGAAGAAGAGAAGAAAGAAGAGAACATTCGCCCACGGGTACAAGCCATGCTTGGACCAGACGTGGAGTTCGAGCTTGAGTGGGCCAGTGTCTACACTTTCCGCTGCCGTAAAATGGATAACTTTATTCATAACAGCGTGATATTCATGGGCGACGCGGCTCATCAGGTTTCCCCCTTCGGGGCCAGGGGAGCCAACGGTGCCCTGCAGGGCGTAGACAACTTAGTCTGGAAGCTTGCTCGAGTGCTCAAACAGCAGGCACCTAAAACGCTACTGTCCACATACAACACTGAGCGCCAGCACGGCGCGGCAGAAAACCTCCTTAACTCTACCCGCGCCACCGACTTTATTACCCCGAAGAGCCATATTAGCCACGTGTTCCGCGATGTGACGTTGGAGCTGGCTGAGAAGCACCCCTTCGCACGTAGTCTGGTCAACAGCGGCCGACTCTCTATGCCGTGTCGCTATGACCACTCGCCGCTCAATACTCCCGATGTGGACGGCGGCCCAAGTGAGTTGCGCCCCGGCAGCCCCATTAAAGATGCCCCTATTCGAGTAGGCGAAGAGAACGCCTGGCTACTCAATCAGTTTGGCGATGGCTTTGTGTTGCTGCTCGACGGCCGTGCTGATGATCAACACGACGCTACTGTGTTGAAAGACCTAGATACTCTGCTAGAGCGACGCCCCGATGTCAGCCTAGTGATCGTTGGCCCCACGCCGCAGGCGCTCAGCACGCTACCGCGCACCACCGTGGTGGATGATGCTGAAGGACTAGTCACCCAGCGATACGGCCTGAAAGCAGGTGCCGGGTACCTTATCCGTCCCGACCAACACGTTGCTGCTCGCTGGCACGCCATCACTGCCCACCAGGTTGAAGATGCCTTAGACCGCGCGCTGGGCGTGCATCTTGCGGGTACCGCTGACACTACCTTTCAGGAGCGTTGCCATGCCAAGGCTTGA
- a CDS encoding TRAP transporter large permease yields the protein MTEALYGFAVLLILVFLRVPLAFAMGIVGFAGFYLLTGNWNAAEAMAARRVVDTAMDYGLSVIPLFILMGNFVSHAGLSDALFRASNGFLGHRKGGQAMATIVACGGFSAICGSSLATCATMGRVAMPQMRKYGYKDSLAAASIAAGGTLGILIPPSVMLVIYGILTETSIRELFAAGFIPGILGIFLYIGAIKWVLWRDPSAGPAAEKVPWPERIQALKSVGSTLALFVLVIGGIYLGVFTPTEAAGIGAMGAFLIALMHRALTPTVLMNVLMDTVRTTAMLFAVVLTALIFANFINRAGLPGDLLALVNGLNVAPFVVILVIIAIYVVLGCVFESMSMLLLTVPVFFPVVAGLGYDLVWFGILVVIVIEISLITPPVGMNVFVLRAVLPDVSTGTIFRGVTPFWVAGTIRALLVLIFPAIVLFLPRLLY from the coding sequence ATGACTGAAGCGCTGTACGGTTTCGCAGTACTGTTGATATTAGTGTTTCTGCGTGTGCCCCTGGCGTTTGCAATGGGCATTGTCGGTTTTGCGGGGTTCTACTTACTGACCGGTAATTGGAATGCGGCTGAGGCAATGGCGGCGCGCCGGGTGGTAGACACGGCCATGGATTACGGCTTGTCCGTCATACCCTTGTTCATACTAATGGGCAACTTTGTTTCTCATGCGGGATTATCCGATGCCTTATTTCGAGCATCGAATGGTTTTCTAGGTCATCGCAAGGGCGGCCAGGCGATGGCGACGATCGTTGCCTGCGGCGGTTTTAGCGCGATATGTGGATCAAGTCTAGCGACGTGCGCCACCATGGGCCGAGTTGCCATGCCGCAAATGCGTAAATATGGCTATAAGGATTCGCTGGCTGCTGCTTCCATTGCGGCGGGTGGCACGCTGGGTATCTTGATTCCACCAAGCGTTATGCTAGTAATTTACGGAATCCTGACTGAAACCAGCATTCGTGAGTTGTTCGCGGCTGGCTTTATCCCCGGTATTCTTGGCATCTTTCTCTACATTGGTGCCATTAAGTGGGTGCTCTGGCGCGACCCCAGTGCAGGTCCAGCGGCAGAGAAAGTGCCATGGCCAGAGCGCATTCAAGCACTGAAAAGCGTAGGCAGTACGCTGGCGCTATTTGTACTGGTGATTGGCGGTATTTATCTTGGTGTGTTTACGCCGACCGAAGCGGCCGGTATCGGTGCGATGGGCGCATTTCTGATTGCGCTGATGCATCGAGCGTTAACGCCCACGGTGTTAATGAATGTGCTAATGGATACGGTGCGTACCACGGCGATGTTGTTTGCCGTGGTATTAACGGCGCTGATCTTTGCTAACTTCATTAATCGAGCTGGGTTGCCTGGTGACCTGCTGGCGCTAGTTAATGGCTTGAATGTGGCACCTTTTGTGGTCATTTTAGTGATTATAGCGATCTATGTGGTGCTGGGCTGCGTGTTTGAAAGCATGTCGATGTTGCTGCTCACCGTGCCGGTATTTTTCCCGGTAGTGGCGGGGCTGGGTTACGACTTGGTGTGGTTTGGCATACTGGTGGTCATCGTTATTGAGATTAGCTTGATAACACCCCCTGTCGGTATGAACGTGTTTGTATTGCGAGCCGTCCTGCCGGACGTATCCACAGGCACGATCTTCCGTGGTGTCACCCCCTTCTGGGTTGCGGGTACCATACGTGCGTTGTTGGTACTTATTTTCCCCGCCATTGTGCTGTTCCTGCCACGACTGCTGTATTAA